The Streptomyces sp. P9-A4 genome contains a region encoding:
- the trpA gene encoding tryptophan synthase subunit alpha, with amino-acid sequence MTTGNIQLLSDTLAKTKAENRAALIAYLPAGFPTVDGGIAAIKAVFDGGADVVEVGLPHSDPVLDGPVIQTADDIALRGGVKIADVMRTVREAHEATGKPVLVMTYWNPIDRYGIERFTEELAAAGGAGCILPDLPVQESAVWREHADKHGLATVFVVAPSSRDERLATITAAGSGFVYAASLMGVTGTRVSVGEQAADLVRRTRATSELPVCVGLGVSDAAQAKEVAAFADGVIVGSAFVKRILDADGDEAAGLAAVRELAAELAEGVRRVS; translated from the coding sequence GTGACGACCGGGAACATCCAGCTGCTCAGTGACACCCTCGCCAAGACGAAGGCGGAGAACCGGGCCGCGCTCATCGCGTACCTCCCGGCCGGCTTCCCGACCGTCGACGGCGGCATCGCGGCGATCAAGGCCGTCTTCGACGGCGGCGCGGACGTGGTCGAGGTCGGCCTCCCGCACAGCGACCCGGTCCTCGACGGGCCGGTCATCCAGACCGCCGACGACATCGCCCTGCGCGGCGGCGTCAAGATCGCCGACGTGATGCGCACGGTCCGCGAGGCCCACGAGGCCACCGGGAAGCCGGTCCTCGTCATGACGTACTGGAACCCGATCGACCGGTACGGCATCGAGCGCTTCACCGAGGAGCTCGCCGCGGCCGGCGGCGCGGGCTGCATCCTGCCCGACCTGCCGGTCCAGGAGTCCGCGGTCTGGCGCGAGCACGCCGACAAGCACGGTCTGGCCACCGTCTTCGTCGTCGCGCCCAGCAGCAGGGACGAGCGGCTCGCCACCATCACGGCGGCCGGCTCCGGCTTCGTCTACGCGGCCTCCCTCATGGGCGTCACCGGCACCCGCGTGTCGGTCGGCGAGCAGGCCGCCGACCTGGTCCGCCGTACCCGCGCGACCTCCGAGCTGCCGGTGTGCGTCGGCCTCGGGGTCTCCGACGCCGCCCAGGCGAAGGAGGTCGCGGCCTTCGCCGACGGCGTCATCGTCGGCTCCGCCTTCGTGAAGCGGATCCTCGACGCCGACGGCGACGAGGCCGCGGGACTCGCCGCCGTAAGGGAACTGGCGGCCGAACTCGCCGAGGGCGTACGGCGCGTTTCGTAA
- a CDS encoding DsbA family protein, which produces MSENNRGDGNRSARERLQQQRERDKAREKQRRVLIVSAAVVGVLGLAAIVGVIAAGGDKNGGSDKAGPVVAPTGAIEEDGKPAIPTGKTDAPSTLAVWEDFRCPACAQFENVMRATIHELEASGALKAEYHLATLIDGNMGGSGSLRAANAAACAQDAGKFTAYHDTLYVNQPPETDDAFGKNDKLIELAAKVPGLDTPAFRSCVNDGTHDSWVTKSNEAFQNGGFRGTPTVLLNGEPIFPTKGNEQISPENLKTWVAEANKGKKAGTAAPVSPSAG; this is translated from the coding sequence GTGAGCGAGAACAACCGTGGTGACGGTAACCGGAGCGCGCGGGAGCGCCTCCAGCAGCAGCGTGAGCGTGACAAGGCCCGCGAGAAGCAGCGGCGCGTCCTGATCGTGTCGGCGGCGGTGGTCGGTGTCCTCGGCCTGGCCGCGATCGTCGGCGTGATCGCGGCCGGCGGCGACAAGAACGGCGGGTCCGACAAGGCGGGCCCGGTGGTCGCGCCGACCGGGGCGATCGAGGAGGACGGGAAGCCCGCCATCCCCACCGGGAAGACGGACGCGCCGTCGACGCTCGCGGTCTGGGAGGACTTCCGCTGCCCGGCGTGCGCCCAGTTCGAGAACGTCATGCGGGCCACCATCCACGAGCTGGAGGCCTCGGGCGCGCTCAAGGCCGAGTACCACCTCGCCACCCTCATCGACGGGAACATGGGCGGCAGCGGCTCGCTGCGCGCGGCGAACGCGGCGGCGTGCGCCCAGGACGCGGGGAAGTTCACCGCGTACCACGACACCCTCTACGTCAACCAGCCGCCGGAGACGGACGACGCCTTCGGCAAGAACGACAAGCTGATCGAGCTGGCCGCGAAGGTCCCGGGGCTCGACACGCCCGCCTTCCGCAGCTGTGTGAACGACGGGACGCACGACAGCTGGGTGACCAAGTCGAACGAGGCCTTCCAGAACGGCGGCTTCCGGGGCACCCCGACCGTCCTGCTCAACGGCGAGCCGATCTTCCCGACGAAGGGCAACGAGCAGATCTCCCCGGAGAACCTCAAGACGTGGGTCGCCGAGGCCAACAAGGGCAAGAAGGCGGGCACGGCCGCTCCGGTCTCCCCCTCGGCCGGCTGA